aaaatacgCATGTAATGAATGCGTATTTAGTAAATATTTTACACGGAACGTACCGTCAATAGGTATTCTGAACAGGAATCATTTATATTTGTTTATTCGATAAATAATATCATTTTTGATAAAGTAATATTTATTTATGGAAATGTATATTTTAAGATATCTACTGTATCGattcttttaaaataaaatatttgaaaatgtataaaatatatcctatgataaaaaaattatatttaattcaatcACATAAATAAACATTACTTACCAAAAAATGATATTATTTTCGAATAAGCagatataaaaaattattaatttgcCAAATTCCGGGAAAATATGATTTTCACTCATTTCAACCTTATACTTGGCATTTTGTTAAAAAAAAGTCAAACCACTTCTTGTTGTTTCGTTAAAAGAAATAATTTATACTCACTTCTCAAAATCCCAAGATCTAATTTTTTTCACAAAGAGGGAGATAGGTATATATAAGTTAATCATAAAAATATCACATTTTCAAACAAAGGTCCTGACCTTCCCACGCTTAATTTGGTATAGTGTAAcaaatttttaaagtttattgGTTGTTACGTTGTTTTGTGTTGGGTTTGATACGCATCTTCAAATGCCTATTAGGCGTTAATACGCAACTTGAATATGGGTATAAAAGCTGATGCGACATACAAAATTGCGCATCATCATATTGGCAATCATACCTAGCGGGCATTTTGGACAGAATTTTTGGAATCTGACACGTAGAATcatgaaaataaaaaaatgtttaaTTTTGGTGATAAGCCCAATGAGAATTAACTTtaatttcattattttaaattctatttaagcaattaaattatagatatattaccaaaataaatttatgactcaaaaatatatttaaataataataagatcatatttataattaaattaaatttattgaCTTAAAactttttaaattaaaaatattcattttGTCCATGTTCTAAATACATAATATCAAGTATGATACATCATCCCCGTATCACTTGATCCAGATTATAATTTCAACCTAATGTGAGAGAACACAAATGACAGTGTAATATTTCATATTACCGGTGAACAAAAAACCGACCAAATCGTAAAATCGACCCAACCTTAGAGCTGCATAAAATTTTGGTATAGACCTGTAACCCAGGCCGGGCCGGGTCTACCGGTGCAAGACCAGGACCGGACCGGACATACCCGGTCCGGTCCCCGATCCATATAATTGAAAAAATTCGGTCTTCGGTCCGGTCCAAGACATGAAAATATCTGATCCCAACCTGAATGGACCTGAATTCATATATATAATTGTTTTACCTTTAATTTATGTCTTATAAGATCATATATAAACATTAAATATTCACTCATATGATATTTTATTGATTCAAGTTAATAGAtaataaattcatataataaaataGATCGATACTACACTTTAAATTACTCAATTTCGCACTTAAtgtaataaaatattgatattcatactcttaacatttaatatttacttttaaaattataaaatatgtACTTACTTTTAAATTTGTATTGACGTACCAAGTAACAAAATTTTTAATGTatataaatttttatatataaatattaattaaaccGGTCCAAACGGTCCGATCCCGGTCCAATCCGGGTTTTTACGGTCTGGTCCGGTCCTCGGTCCTTAATTCTGAAAAAATATGGTTTTCGGTCCGGTCCGGCCCGATTTTTGACCTTTGTGCAGCCCGACCCAACCCGCCCTTTATTTTGACCGACGGTGCCGAACTATCCAAGACCCGAAATTTAATTGGTTTAATTTTTGGTCACCCAAATATAATGGGTGGGTCAAGATCAAAGAAATTAAACACTTACTAATCCAACCCAACCAAATTTTATAGGCTTagtattattatttgaaattttaatttatgtatttagtgtaataaataatatattgaacataaaattattattttacgGATAACACACCCTAAATTATTGACTTTAAATTAGAAGAGTGTATGGTACgcataatattcaataatatatATCTTCTGTTAAATTATGGGGTACACTTCAacttttaattaaatttatttataattttgactcctaaaaatatttaaataaatttactCGAGTTTTAACACAAACCAACCGGACCCAACCCGATCCAATGTTAAAGGGTAGAGTTGGGTTGAAAATAATGTTTTTGATTAATGGGTTCATTTTTTGAAAACCAAATTAATTGGATTGGTCTAATTTATTACCCCTAACCCGTCCAACCCGATCCGAGTTCATCCCTACTTCATGTATACAAATACaacatatataatatttttgaaattaattgagtgtccgacacgcattttaagatgaagagaaggtatagttctttaactttatttaaaatttttatatttctgaataaaagtttaaacattctatttttatttagaaaaataatttttttaaaaaaaattatagaactatactttctattcataTTAAAATGTGTGCcggaaacgataacaattggaaTTGCGAGGGAATAATAAGCAACGTGGTTAGCATAAAGAAAAATGTTAGTTGGAATATGTCCCCAAAATTGTTCTCAATTAAATATATGTAATACGGATAAATAATGACTTTAATCAgggttaaaaaaaattaaaataaaattgaccaatttaatttttgaaatttgaacaatatttttaaattatatatttttaataataaataagataaatatattaaatattattaaaatattttaaatatatcaGATTTTTACCGATTAATTTTCTGATTTATCGATTAATCCGTAATCAATATTTAAGTAGATTAATACGGATTATCGATTTTAACAATCATGACTTTCTTCTGAATTCGGCGTGTATAAAATGGGTTTAcgaattaaaatatgaataatgTGGCGCTTGTTTGGGAAAAGATTGGGTCAATTCGTACCTATCGGCTATCGCTATTGTAAAATAAATGAGGTAAAAAAAATTGAGTTGGTTAATTTTTCATTCATACCAAGAAGGATATCAAATCCAACAAATTGGCTTAACTTTATCGCAATAAATATACAAACTGACATGTATGCATTTATAACTAGCAATAAATTTACTAGTGGTTCTCTCCACAGGTCAACCTTCAATTTTGGATTTCATTTTaacattattttattataattaacacAATTACTTGCGTTTTTATCTACCTTTGGTATATGACAAGAGAagacaaaaaaataaatatgtcCGGTGTTATAAAAATCGGAAAATCATATTTCAGATAAATTGAGAAATATTTTTTTAGTCCGTGGATAAATTATAATTATAGATTTTCAAAATCAGAACTATACGTTTGAGGTATCAATTTACGATTTATCGagtgatttttaaaaaattcggCGATATATTTAAATATGTCAAATCGGATAAATATTTTTGACCAATTTTTTAGCAATGTGAACAATAATAAATTGGCACCAAAATAGATAAACTTCGATTTGATAATATCAATAAAGATAACTGCGATATATGaagattataataaaatattaagtCACAGAGGATCATATCTCGTCTGATTATTTGGTTAAAATAATTATAATGTAAAATATGTGTTTTATACTAGAGAAAAAAAGGAAAGGATATGCTACATTACTAGACATCGTGAAAATCACAACTAACcgattaattatatatatatatatatatatatatatatatataatattagtattttttaaaaagagatattCACGTAACTTAAATAAAGCAAAACTTACATCCCAATATCACATGTTGTATTGTATCTAATAAAAAGTAAGATattgaaataataataaaaatgtaTATTTATATAATGAGCTCAGGAATCCTAAAAAGTCAACTTTAGCTAATTATCAAAAATTAAGTCAGGTTCTAATATAAAATTAAGATTATTTTCATAAATGCAGGGGTATTAATTCTACTATTTAAAAAATATCATTCAATTTTTATATACAAATTAGTAATCACGttagataattttttttaaaattaacttTAGAAACTTTTTTTTCTTATataattatgaaataaattttaaaaactaagaataaaaaatataattaataatttttttattaatttcacTTAAAAGTCAAAATAACAATAAAGATAAAATAAAATGAGAGGAACGACCAAGGACTATAATGGTTGAACTCTTGTAACCTGGGGATTACATTTAATTTTGTAACATCAATGGGTAAAACTGTAATTTCACAGGAGGTTCCCTGTCTCAAAATGCCCACAAAATATCTCTTTATTCTcctattatattaaaaaaaacaaatgGATTTTGAGTTGGTGGTAAGTTATAATGCTTCacttttttttttttaaaataaagcATTCATCATAAAGAAACTTACCACCAATTCACCTTTCAATAGAGTTCAAACTTGAAATTTGATAATTCGGTTTCTGTGAACGTTCTAAACCTTAGATCCAGACATACAAGCTGAAATTGGATTGCAAACACCTATGATGGCTCTATCAAATGTGTCCACAAAATTACCATGCACGCTATCTTTTCGTTAGCAAGAAAACAGAGAATTATCAACAAGACCGGCCATGGCATTTGATTCTTAAGTTTATTCTTTTTAGATAAGATTTCAGGCAGCAACTCCAGGAATGTAAGACTCGAGCATGAGTTGTGCCTTGGAAGGTGAATCGATCTCGACAATCATATATGTGAACTTCCATTTGTTTTCTTCCTTGTCTTTGAACATTTCAGTGAAAACTTTCCCGTATCCATGTGGTCCACGCACAAAGAAATTAACCTAAAAACAGACAAGTTAGCGGTAACATAAAAGCCCCAACTCGTAATGTAAGTAAAAAAACGATTTTGAGTTTATATTTTCAGTTTTGTTGTGCTGAATCATGTTGATTTCACGAAAGCTATGACCATGTCAGAAAGATAAGATGGATCATCTTGCAATGTCTTTTCAAAAGTTCAATAAAACTTGCCTCAACATGCTCAATGCCATCTTCGTCAGTCCAAATTCTATGAGGAATCCGTTGACGAGCAGCACGATTCCTTGAATCTTGACCATACCCGGTAACAGGAGAGCCAATTCTCACGCTAACCTGTTCAAAAGAACACAAACGGTTGAAGTATACTTTTCAGTATTTAGTAGTATAAGACACCACAAGTAAGCAGCAAATAAGACATCCTCAGGCTAGCTGTGTACTAGAGAAGATTATACGGGCGgagataaatttttaaataaagctagctatattaatattaaattttggTCAAGCGAAAAGAAAAAAATGTAAATAAATGAAAAATATTGATGGCTTCTATATGGCTGTCATGTTGACGGATTAATTTTATGATATATTTATGCAGATGTTAAAGATGTACAAACATAAGTAATGTTAATTGCATAGTTTTATCGCGGAAGGTAATTTTTTAAAAGTTTTATGTTAAAGGGTACAACATCCAAGAGAATACAAAATTACATTATCATAAAGTAAATTTTAGTATTAAAAAAACCTGACTGTCATTCTGAACCCTTTTCAGAGCTATTCCAAAGACCTTGTACCTGTGTATAAAAGCAGTTCTCGATTTCAGTAAATGAAGAAGGATGTAATCAATCTTGAAGATTTCACTTTCCAAAAGATTGGATAGAAATTCTAGATAAGTAATCAAGTTTTACTCTTTTGGAGAAAATATAAGCTCCGAGAAAACACCATAGGCTGCAGCAGCAGCTATTCCAAGACCTGCAAGAATGATAAGACTGTATGAAGCTCCCTCAGTAAATGTCACCGGTTTCTGTGGGATATTATATGTTGGAGCATCGAAAGGATCCTCAACCGTAGAGATTTCTCTTTCACGCTGCTAAGAAAAGGAGATACGTGGTAAATCGGTGACAACTTCAAGTAACCAAAAGTACTTGATGAATACAAAAACAACACATCCCGGCAATACATGATATGAAACCTGTGGAATTTGACACTATGAATTACATGAAATATAGAAAAAGTCATCATCTCGTTAATAATTAGTTTTATGCTATATCTATTGGAAATTTCATGGTAGGTACGCCACATGCGGAATCGGAATATTTAAACAATCAATTCAGAGTATCTGATTTATGTAAATCTGCAAGTCTTACAAGAGTGCAGTTATAGGAAAAACCTACAAGGAGGTTTTCCTATTTTAGTAGCTATTTTATGGCTACACTAAAAGCTTTGAAGTAGGTTGAGctgaagttacaataattatgcGTGTTTTTAACTTTCAGTCTCATTATTTTGTAATACAAATGTATCATATAGTTTGCAATGAGCCAATAATCATAAGAGAATGTAAAGTTGCCAGTATGTGATATACCATTTTAGGTATAAACATGAAAATTAATACAAAAGCAGCGCTAATATTGCTACATAGTAGATTGATTACGGCATGGCAAAATAAGTCGAACCTTGGATGAATCTTTTCCTTTTGAGGTTTGGGATGCAAAGGCTCTAGCAAAAATAAACATGGCAGGGTCTGCTGTTTTGGTCTTTGTGAGATGATATGGAGACTGACAGTTCGCTAGACAATTATTAGTTTGATATCTTCTGAATAGACCACCAATTCCTGCCACACAACATTATAACCCTTCAGCCAATAAGCAATGATCAGAAATATCATGACATGCATGAAACCCTTTTTCCTACGTATATATACATGCCAAAACAATGAGGGCAATACCTTCTTTTTGTTTGCCCGCCATACAAAATATAATACCGGGTAACTTGTGCTAAGCATTGGCTGGTTATTGAAACTTTTAATAAAAACACTTTTAGGTAGATGTCCATGTCCAATCCAAACACAGATAGGTAAGGGAAATCTTCTTTAAATGCATAACAATATATCATTAAGGAATCACCTGCTTTGAAACTGTACTGTAGCTGGTCCTACCTTTAGCCCCAACACATCTCTAGCTAACAATAAAGCACGTAATACCAATCTAACCAGACAACACCACAAAATTCCAAATCTAAACCTAGATTGACTAATTTTAACTATCTGGTCAAattttcttaccagttttgtACTCAAAATTTGTTATTTCGTATTTAATCAGATTTTAAATTTCAATCCTACGCTTATATCATCAAAATGACAGTTTATCTACTATGCCAAAGAACTTGTACCAATCACCCCCACTGTTTATAAAATATGATTCAAAAGACTACAATTTGACACAGATTCAGAAAGATCATAGTATGTACTATGTTTTGGATATTGATATGTAACTCTCGAAAGAacaaaatattttaatttagttCAATCACAAAGTACACCTAAATACTGACCTGCAGGTCCTAGCAAGCCCTGCAAAAGAAATGGAAGAACAATAAGTAATTAGCTAAAGTTAAATCAAGGAGGTGGGGGAGGGGAAAAAATTAAGCCAATATATTATTCATTATGTCTGTATAGTAACATTTTATATTTTCTCCAGTATTCACTTCAGAGAAGGAACTAAAATAGCTAATAACATGGAACAAACTCTTGATGGAGTAAAGGCTATATCATAATATTTAACATAATGATCAATGACAAAATTACTAATGTCTATAAGTTTTAAATCAATTACTGGGTACATTTAAGAAATAATAGATGACCTACAAGGGCTATGGAAATTTCATATATAAATTATGGCTGGGTGTAGGAGTTGGAAGATGTTTTAAACAAAGTTAGAGCTGGACACTGTTCACAATTCACAGATAAGCATTATGGGAATGGATCAATGGACTGACTAAAATTTGAACAGAGAGTAAAAAGTGGGGGGAAGAATTTTGTGTCAATTCATGTCTTCAACATTCCTTCCGGTGCATTATAACTTTACTTCAGAATATTACATTTAAACCATGCCTATGTTCTAATCAGATGGCGAAAAATCATAGTTTTACAATTACCTTATGTTCCTTTAACTGGTGGTCCACGTTGGAGGCTTTACTAGAAACTAGGGACTAGAGTGCCACGTGAATCTATATTTTTCCAATACAGCTCCATGTTTGGACTGTCAGCCAACATTCTTTTTTAAGTGAGCAACTTCTTGCTACCTGAATAACACACATATTGCCTCTAAATTCTGACGTTACCATTTACTCCATCTATTTTCCTACATCCACTTTATCTACATGTAACTTGTTCCTCAGTAGATCCCACTATCTACATACAACACTTACTCAGCAACTCTGATAAGTCAAAACAGTGATAAGATGGTGGCACATGTTCTTTGTATTCCATAGCTGGAAGAGAGTCTTCTTCTTTGTCAACAAGCAAAACTCTAATATGAATATCAATATGAAAACTAGATTAGGAAAACAAGCCAAAGCCAATTCACACTTGATGTTTTATAAGAGTTTTGCTTGTTAATAGAGTAGAAGCTTTCTTCCATCCTTCCAGCATCAAGAACATGTGCCACAATCTTATAAAGTACATCTTTAATAAGTGTTATCGGTACTTGGTAAAAAGAGACACTGACATGCTAAATTGATAGGGTGGGGAAAATGGAAGGGGTAATTGGTAAGAATCAGAGGCAATATGTGTGTTATTCTTACCGGAAAAGGCCGCTCATAGTAAAAAAACATGCCAATTACAATAGAACTTAACATGAAGCTCTGACAGACAAATATACATTGACACACTCTCTTCCTGACAAGGCCGACAAGGTGGACCACCGAATTAGATAGAAACATTAATTGATTGTAATACTATAATGTGTATAACATGTTGTAAGATTAAATCATTTGCAAGTTTTAAAGCTTAATAATTTCATACTTGTTTTCGTAATTTTACTTCTAGCAAGCTAATGCCAACTTAATTAACCAGCTTTCAGAAGCGGGAAGCCCGTCTAATATTTTCGAGGGTCTTAAGAATTTTTCCTTTCTCTTGGAAATATATTGATAACCCGATAAACTACAAACGAATAAAGTGTAAAAAGAATGAATTATTAGCAAATGCAATTGGCCGTCTATTAGTAAGTTTTTAGGCTTAGTCCATAATTAACTATATTTACTAGTACACGCAAGGTGGGAAGTCTAGTAATTTAAAGATCAAAAAGCTAGGATAAAATTTGAATGGGAACATAAAAGTCAGGACAAGAGTACTTAAtcattttaatttattaaaattccTTCAAAAAGTGCTAACCATGACAATGCCGACATCTATACCAAGCCAAACATACCCCGGCATAAAAGCAATGTCACGGGAGATAAAAATACAACTAAACCTATGAAATCTCGCAAAGTATAAAGTTCAATAATCTCATTTTTCTGCCCCCTTTACATATTACCTATGTAAAAGAATAATTCCTCGAGTCAATTCAATTCAGCATTACATCAATATCAAAATCTCTATACATTCTAGTATTGTTCACAATTACACTATCATCACAACCTATAAAGTCACATAAATTTCCAATCACACTAAAACAAGATAATAACTTAAAAAAGGATAGCTTTTTTAAAATCAGAAGTTTCAAGCAATCTAATTAGGGCTGTCAAAAAACCCGAAAAACCCGATATCCGTCCTAAATATCTGCATTCATATCCGAAAACACAAAAAACAAACATACCCTTTTCGTGAAATCATTGGCAGAAGCAGAACCCACATCAGAAAACAACCCATTGCTCGATTTCGACACAGTAGCAATTAATCTGCTCCTATTCAAAAGAACCCCAGCTCTCTTTACACTTTTTGTACAGAACATGATTTTGTAcacaaataaataattttttgtaTTGTTTCAACAAACCCAGATATTAAAAGTGAGAACCAAGTTAAACTATATTTGTATCAGAAAAGAGAACGCAACTTCGAAGAGAAAGTGATAAAATAAAACCCAAGAAATACAAGGGTTTTATAAATTCCGGGTCAAATTGGGTCCAGCGGAGTTGGATCCGGGATTGGGCTGGGTTTAATAGAATCAAATACTCCTAGGTTCACTtaaagaaaaagatataaaattAGCTATTCAAGCCAACTTTCAAcataaatttatattttcaaaattaattatttcaattatttatgatttatattttttaaaatcaatCTTATTTCACATATCAGTGTATTTAATGTATTTTTTATTAACATTCACTTTGAAAAATATGCTTGcttttttaaaaataaacatgTATTTAAAACGGAGTAAATCTTAAATATGGGAACGGGGAAAGGACCCTAAAGTACAACAATTTTTTGATTGCTAAAGTGGAGATGGTGTGATTTATtgattatgtataattaattaaattttgtaAAAAATGAGATGAAAATGGAGTATATTTAACTAGCGGAAAAAAACACTCGTGTTGACTTATCTTATTCATGGATTTATGAAATATGTCGGAAAGATATTTGGATTTGCGTTTGTAAATTAATTTAATAGAAATATTTAAATGTATGGGAAAGGTGTTGAGGTTTATGCCAGTAATTCTGACATTCATACATTTGTAGCATTATGTATCAAATCAACAGTATTTGTAGTAGCAGTTACCAGTGAATTGATTATCCTCGTATTCACGATCCTTGAACAATCTGCCAAGGATTTGAAGCCACCATAACAATAGTCTAAAGGGTCTGATCCTCCACTTGTTACAAGTTGTCAGTTCCTGTGAATTTGCTTTTTTGCTATTGCTACAACAAGAGACTTCTTGATACTTGACATCCTATAATCTGTATAGTATCTTATGCACTAACTGTGTAATCAACACAGAAAGAACTACTCTACATCGCAAACACTAAAATTTCTCTGAGTACAATATTTCTGCTTTAGCAGCAGGCTTCATTGCACAACATTACTGACCAGAATGTCTGTGGGAAGTAGACAAATTTGGATCAACTATCTCTTATAATTTCTATATTGTCGTATGATTAATATAGCGATATTTTTGGTGTAAAATGCCTAGGCTCTAGCAATCCTCTGTAAGGGAAAATATGAAGGATATTACCAAAAAATACAATCTTGTTAACTTCATGATTGAAACAATATTGTTTTACATTTATCAAAATTCCTCAAATTAATCCGAATACTTAGAAATCGTCTTCTAACGATTCAGGGTTTGTTCTCAACTTGTTTATCTTACATGCCTCTGTGATTCTCTTCTATTATCTACTTTTCCTTTTCCTATTGTCTTTACATGTAGATGCGATAAGAGAAAACTAGCTACCGCTTACCTAATCATCCCAATCATTTCGCCATCCATCTGAACTAGCTCTGGAGATATTACCATTCCCTGTACTTTGTCTTCCAGAAATACCAGAGGCCGACTTTATGCCCTTCTCTTCATCCCAATCATCATCCCACCTCTGATCCCAGCCTTCTGCATTTTCAACATTCGCAGATGAAACCAAGTCTGACTGGCCCAATTCAAGTTCCTGGTATGGAATTCCATTAACACGAGTATGTCTTCCTTTCCACGATTTGAAACAGGTCAGCGTCCCTCCAATAATCAGAACTGATGCAAATAGCACATATGCCCCGTTGATGGGAGTTATATAAGTTTCAAGAGTAGGAAACTGTGGATTGATGTTGTCTTTAGGCACAACAGCTCCCATTTGAATTATGCAATTCTCATTTACAGCATGTAACACAATTGATGAACTTCCCCTAACGCTGTCTGAGATATTAATCTGgtataaaaaaaattgaacacAATAAAATCAGAACTGGAATTAATTTCCTCAGACAAGTCAGCACCATACTTGCTATTAACCAAACATACTTAGTGTGTACCGCTCGTGGAGCAAGTATCCGGGGAAGGGGGTGTAAGATGCACAGACCTTGCTAAGTATATATATTTATCTAACTTTATTTTCCAAGTAAAAGCTTACATTAATTCAGATTCTCATTAACACATAATAGAGAAGAGAAAGTTAAACCTTCTTGGCTTGGTGCCTTGGTATCTCTATCTCCTGGTAGGTGATATTATCGGGAAGAACTGTAACATTGACTTTTAAAGAGACATCAGCTTCATTTAGGACTAGAAGCAAAGATCCTTCAACGCCTAAACAGAAAGAAACGTTTTAGTTTCCCTGTTGCAGCACTAAAGATACATTAAATGGATGTTTGATATAGTCTAACCATGGATCTTCCATAAACTAGTAGTTCATTTGAATATTCCCCTTGAAATTATTATAGTTCCATAAGTTGTGCGTTAATGACTTAATGCTGAGGCAAACACAAGCATGTCAGAATGATCCTCTGATGGATCAAAGTGCAGGCTAGGGAAAACGCATAGGTTTGATGGTCTAGTGAAAGCTTGAAATTGTATAAGTATTAATTTTGATTTTAAGCACCTAGTAATGTACCTAATCATTATCATGTTTGATGTATAACACAATTATCTTTCCCTGACTAGAAGTAAAAGAAGTCCTTTAACAATCACATTTATAACTAAAACATGCTATTCTTTTTTGTGCTATCTACTTGTAGCATG
The sequence above is drawn from the Apium graveolens cultivar Ventura chromosome 2, ASM990537v1, whole genome shotgun sequence genome and encodes:
- the LOC141708723 gene encoding putative mitochondrial import inner membrane translocase subunit TIM21 isoform X2; protein product: MFCTKSVKRAGVLLNRSRLIATVSKSSNGLFSDVGSASANDFTKRGLLGPAGIGGLFRRYQTNNCLANCQSPYHLTKTKTADPAMFIFARAFASQTSKGKDSSKREREISTVEDPFDAPTYNIPQKPVTFTEGASYSLIILAGLGIAAAAAYGVFSELIFSPKEYKVFGIALKRVQNDSQVSVRIGSPVTGYGQDSRNRAARQRIPHRIWTDEDGIEHVEVNFFVRGPHGYGKVFTEMFKDKEENKWKFTYMIVEIDSPSKAQLMLESYIPGVAA
- the LOC141708723 gene encoding putative mitochondrial import inner membrane translocase subunit TIM21 isoform X1 gives rise to the protein MFCTKSVKRAGVLLNRSRLIATVSKSSNGLFSDVGSASANDFTKRGLLGPAGIGGLFRRYQTNNCLANCQSPYHLTKTKTADPAMFIFARAFASQTSKGKDSSKQREREISTVEDPFDAPTYNIPQKPVTFTEGASYSLIILAGLGIAAAAAYGVFSELIFSPKEYKVFGIALKRVQNDSQVSVRIGSPVTGYGQDSRNRAARQRIPHRIWTDEDGIEHVEVNFFVRGPHGYGKVFTEMFKDKEENKWKFTYMIVEIDSPSKAQLMLESYIPGVAA
- the LOC141708724 gene encoding uncharacterized protein LOC141708724, producing MIMYRGLILLNHLLFLISIFTVKSSDATSLGHILRQLAAVKSRPLHNPPLPLQVSPSPSPSTTPAAPAPMNLPKPEQPVTKPNKETEPNKEPVVAKTCDKFSKKCRIKMVTACLGVEGSLLLVLNEADVSLKVNVTVLPDNITYQEIEIPRHQAKKINISDSVRGSSSIVLHAVNENCIIQMGAVVPKDNINPQFPTLETYITPINGAYVLFASVLIIGGTLTCFKSWKGRHTRVNGIPYQELELGQSDLVSSANVENAEGWDQRWDDDWDEEKGIKSASGISGRQSTGNGNISRASSDGWRNDWDD